One genomic segment of Brevibacillus laterosporus LMG 15441 includes these proteins:
- a CDS encoding ABC transporter ATP-binding protein, giving the protein MTGVTLEHVTKSFGSSKGVENVHIEIKQGEFFTFLGPSGCGKTTILRMIAGFYYPTKGRILFMNADMTYVPPHKRNTGMVFQNYALFPHMTVFENIAFGLQVRKLTKAQIKEKVEQTQRLLRLDGFGNRRMDQLSGGQQQRVALARALVIEPSILLLDEPLSNLDAKLREETRIEIKRLQLELGITTIYVTHDQAEAMSMSDRIMVMQNGEVQQIGIPEDIYNRPSTPFVASFIGETNVWEGEVVQINGEEATVQVESDLLVIGYRDYASNSEGIKVGAKVSLCIRPEAVQIVNDQQRARDINPEQRHVYEPNQWHGQISLSEFTGASVTYVCKVGDKQTLRVLSIHAGNPIKQRKEMVTLVIPKANVYFISKRDPD; this is encoded by the coding sequence TTGACTGGGGTCACGTTAGAGCATGTAACGAAATCTTTTGGTAGCTCAAAAGGGGTCGAAAACGTTCACATTGAGATTAAACAGGGGGAATTTTTCACATTCCTTGGACCAAGCGGATGCGGGAAAACTACTATTTTACGCATGATCGCGGGTTTTTACTATCCCACCAAGGGGCGTATTTTATTTATGAATGCTGATATGACATACGTTCCGCCACACAAACGAAATACAGGTATGGTGTTTCAAAATTATGCTCTTTTCCCTCATATGACAGTGTTTGAAAATATAGCCTTTGGTTTGCAGGTACGCAAGCTTACTAAAGCGCAGATCAAAGAAAAAGTAGAGCAGACACAGAGACTTCTACGTTTGGACGGATTTGGAAATAGGCGAATGGATCAATTATCTGGGGGACAACAACAGCGTGTGGCTCTGGCAAGAGCTTTAGTTATAGAACCCTCCATTCTCTTATTAGACGAACCATTGTCCAACCTGGATGCGAAGTTGCGAGAAGAGACACGTATCGAGATAAAACGGCTGCAATTGGAACTGGGTATTACCACCATCTATGTGACCCATGATCAGGCTGAAGCAATGTCGATGTCCGATCGCATCATGGTGATGCAAAATGGAGAAGTGCAACAGATCGGTATACCAGAAGATATTTATAATCGACCGTCTACTCCGTTTGTGGCTTCTTTTATCGGAGAAACAAATGTATGGGAGGGCGAGGTTGTCCAGATAAATGGAGAGGAAGCTACTGTGCAAGTTGAGTCTGATTTACTTGTAATAGGGTATCGTGATTATGCATCAAATAGCGAGGGGATCAAAGTGGGTGCCAAGGTCTCTCTCTGTATTCGTCCAGAAGCTGTACAGATTGTAAATGATCAGCAAAGAGCTCGGGATATCAATCCTGAACAACGACATGTCTACGAACCGAACCAATGGCATGGTCAAATCAGCCTCTCTGAATTTACTGGGGCTAGTGTGACATATGTTTGTAAAGTCGGTGATAAACAAACGTTGAGAGTCTTGTCTATCCATGCGGGCAATCCAATCAAACAGCGCAAAGAAATGGTTACATTAGTTATTCCGAAAGCCAATGTTTATTTTATTTCTAAAAGAGATCCTGACTAA
- a CDS encoding ABC transporter permease — protein sequence MDTRPKASQTEHVPQITTHRHLKLLNSNSFVYVLVSPLFLILLAYVIYPLWQTFLQSMRIDKQFTLANYAHFFSLEHTANLEALWTSLYISVLSVITCGIVGVSLAFLLERYDFPGRKILSVLAMVPMALPPLIGVLSFTFLYGESGIIPRGLQAFFQLQQVPFSLKGIWGVLIVHTFTMYTYFYMTITAALKGLDPSLEEAAANLGATRFVVWKRVILPMLTPAIVASSLLVFMIAMASYTAPLIFGIDRTMTMQIYLSRTNGNLEMAATQSTILSIVSILFLLLMRWYQGVRNYQNQSKGISVRRTEVKSKAGRYTAMMVSTIGVVILLLPILVLVLLSFSVDASWTVQILPPAYTFSHYLDLFTDSKTWRPIFTSFEMSFFATLGNVIFGVAAAYAMIRLKFRGKALLDILIMLPWALPGTVVGVNLLAAFSQPHLFGFNQVLVGTIWILPLAYFVRHLPLVFRSTSATLMQTDHSVEEAARNLGASWWYSFRRVVFPMALRGILAGTLLAFVQGIGEFVASILLFTTNSTPISVEIYKRMYSFEFGTACAYGVLQIVLIIIVLFLTTKWTKDQAGSAV from the coding sequence ATGGATACTCGACCGAAAGCATCGCAAACTGAGCATGTACCCCAAATCACTACACATCGCCACCTTAAGCTTTTGAACTCCAACTCTTTTGTCTACGTGCTAGTTTCTCCTTTATTTCTTATCCTGCTTGCCTATGTTATTTATCCGTTATGGCAGACCTTTCTGCAAAGTATGAGAATAGATAAACAGTTTACACTTGCTAATTATGCTCATTTTTTTAGCTTGGAGCATACGGCAAATCTGGAAGCTCTTTGGACCAGCTTATACATCTCAGTGCTTAGTGTGATTACATGTGGAATCGTTGGAGTAAGTCTAGCATTTCTATTAGAACGCTATGATTTTCCAGGGCGTAAAATTCTGTCTGTACTAGCCATGGTTCCGATGGCACTCCCCCCTTTGATTGGGGTGCTTTCCTTTACTTTTTTATATGGAGAAAGCGGAATTATTCCCCGAGGCTTACAAGCATTCTTTCAGCTTCAGCAGGTACCTTTTTCATTAAAAGGAATTTGGGGCGTACTGATTGTTCATACTTTTACGATGTACACGTATTTTTATATGACCATCACGGCTGCATTGAAAGGATTAGATCCTTCTCTTGAAGAAGCAGCAGCCAATCTTGGCGCCACTCGATTCGTCGTCTGGAAGCGTGTCATTTTGCCTATGCTAACGCCAGCCATTGTAGCGTCATCCTTGCTTGTATTTATGATTGCGATGGCCTCCTATACGGCTCCGCTTATCTTTGGAATTGATCGCACTATGACGATGCAAATCTATTTATCTCGCACCAACGGCAATCTGGAGATGGCAGCAACACAATCTACGATATTATCGATCGTCTCCATCTTGTTTTTGTTATTGATGCGCTGGTATCAAGGTGTGCGTAATTATCAGAATCAGAGCAAAGGGATTAGCGTACGTCGTACAGAGGTCAAAAGTAAGGCAGGTCGGTATACAGCAATGATGGTCTCTACGATTGGTGTTGTTATTCTTCTGCTGCCGATCCTTGTGCTTGTGCTCTTATCCTTCTCAGTAGATGCTAGCTGGACAGTACAGATATTGCCGCCAGCTTATACGTTTTCTCATTATCTTGACTTGTTTACAGATAGTAAGACATGGAGGCCGATTTTTACAAGTTTTGAGATGAGTTTTTTTGCTACCCTTGGCAATGTGATCTTTGGAGTAGCGGCAGCTTATGCTATGATTCGTCTGAAATTCAGAGGGAAAGCTTTACTAGATATCCTGATTATGCTGCCATGGGCATTGCCTGGCACCGTTGTGGGTGTTAACCTATTGGCTGCTTTTAGCCAGCCGCATCTATTTGGTTTTAATCAGGTTTTGGTGGGAACGATCTGGATTTTACCCTTGGCTTATTTTGTACGTCACCTACCGTTAGTCTTTCGATCTACTTCAGCTACATTGATGCAGACTGATCATTCAGTAGAGGAAGCGGCACGTAATCTAGGAGCTTCCTGGTGGTATAGCTTTCGACGTGTCGTATTTCCTATGGCGTTACGTGGTATTTTAGCAGGGACGTTACTTGCCTTTGTGCAAGGAATCGGGGAATTTGTGGCTTCTATCCTGCTGTTTACGACCAACAGCACGCCAATTTCTGTAGAGATATATAAGCGCATGTATTCTTTTGAATTTGGTACAGCTTGTGCATATGGTGTTTTGCAGATCGTTTTAATTATCATCGTTTTGTTTCTTACTACTAAATGGACGAAGGATCAAGCTGGCTCAGCAGTTTAG
- a CDS encoding extracellular solute-binding protein, whose protein sequence is MLKIKKWVVDKSESWIKLILMGVVLISLVGCSSQAGTDASAPTRGAVTKQGSQQQLVIYTGRDKNVVDYVIPKFEATHPDVKVDVLTIGAQEILERIRGEKSNPQADFWWGGTQSSLRTAALEGLLESYKPSFGDQIPAIYKDAQDRWYGEMLLPEVIMYNPQMLPKAEAPKDWDDLLDPKYKDKIIIRGVLKSGTMRTIYSAMMYRQGAAAPEKGYEWLAKLDANTKEYAQDPTSLYIKLARQEAAISLWNLQDILIQKEAKKQPFDYIYPASGAPILVDGVAIVKGTKNIAPAKKFYDFLFDEKLRIELAEKFYQIPALSTSSKENLPNWLQAIEIKPLEMNWQVLADKEKEWMQYWDENIKGKGYKSLLEVIQK, encoded by the coding sequence ATGCTAAAAATCAAAAAATGGGTAGTGGATAAAAGCGAAAGCTGGATAAAGCTAATTCTAATGGGAGTGGTACTAATCTCGCTTGTAGGTTGTTCTTCTCAAGCAGGGACAGATGCTTCGGCTCCAACAAGGGGGGCGGTGACAAAGCAGGGCTCCCAACAGCAGCTAGTAATTTACACGGGACGGGATAAGAACGTTGTAGACTACGTTATTCCGAAATTTGAAGCTACTCATCCTGATGTAAAAGTGGATGTTTTAACAATTGGGGCACAGGAAATCCTGGAGCGAATTCGAGGAGAAAAGAGCAATCCTCAGGCCGATTTTTGGTGGGGAGGCACACAATCGAGCTTACGGACTGCCGCTTTGGAAGGATTGCTGGAGAGCTACAAACCTTCCTTTGGTGATCAGATTCCAGCCATATATAAAGACGCACAAGATCGCTGGTATGGGGAAATGCTACTGCCTGAGGTCATTATGTACAATCCACAGATGCTCCCAAAAGCAGAAGCGCCAAAGGACTGGGACGATCTACTTGATCCGAAATATAAGGATAAAATTATTATTCGTGGCGTTTTAAAATCAGGTACAATGCGCACAATCTATTCGGCTATGATGTATCGACAGGGGGCAGCAGCTCCGGAAAAGGGTTATGAATGGCTGGCGAAATTAGACGCCAATACAAAGGAATATGCACAAGACCCTACCAGCTTATATATAAAGCTAGCCCGACAAGAGGCAGCCATTTCTTTATGGAATTTACAGGATATCCTGATTCAAAAGGAAGCCAAAAAGCAACCGTTTGACTATATTTATCCTGCCAGCGGCGCCCCCATTCTAGTAGATGGCGTGGCGATTGTAAAGGGTACGAAAAACATAGCCCCGGCTAAGAAATTCTATGACTTCTTATTTGATGAAAAACTCCGAATTGAACTGGCGGAGAAGTTCTATCAAATTCCCGCCCTCTCCACTAGTAGCAAAGAAAATCTACCGAACTGGCTACAAGCTATTGAGATAAAACCATTGGAGATGAATTGGCAGGTTCTAGCAGATAAAGAAAAAGAGTGGATGCAATATTGGGATGAAAATATAAAAGGAAAGGGCTACAAATCGTTACTAGAAGTAATACAGAAATGA